The Plodia interpunctella isolate USDA-ARS_2022_Savannah chromosome 8, ilPloInte3.2, whole genome shotgun sequence genome window below encodes:
- the LOC128672047 gene encoding uncharacterized protein LOC128672047, producing the protein MCSARAAAALLPHVNLLLMVIVGGGMATAARLKWDPSTYIVVRELLPLEYRVLGALLLAAPLALLVLAHLAAAALSLRESALRRVLMLTYAICMIALLVGEVVAAWWVGRRAAEWLQSEQAQRLQELVAARDDLRALLAMLARWHPLPEKVHQLIDEASEDLPRNAYCAAALAVATVALQLLGVALAALVALAPLRSARSRRRSVDTDSRRSLLYGSRNSDPPSLKTIYKNGRLQIV; encoded by the exons ATGTGCAGCGCACGCGCGGCGGCGGCCCTGCTGCCCCACGTCAACCTCTTGTTGATG GTGATAGTGGGCGGTGGGATGGCGACGGCGGCCCGGCTGAAGTGGGACCCGAGCACGTACATCGTGGTGCGCGAGCTGCTGCCGCTGGAGTACCGCGTGCTGGGCGCGCTGCTGCTGGCCGCGCCGCTGGCGCTGCTGGTATTGGCGCACCTCGCGGCGGCCGCGCTCTCGCTCCGCGAGTCGGCGCTCAGGCGAGTGCTGATGTTGACG TACGCAATATGCATGATCGCATTATTGGTGGGCGAGGTGGTCGCGGCGTGGTGGGTGGGTCGCCGCGCGGCAGAGTGGCTGCAATCGGAGCAAGCCCAGCGGCTGCAGGAGCTGGTCGCCGCTCGCGACGACCTGCGCGCGCTGCTGGCTATGCTGGCGCGGTGGCATCCCCTGCCTGAGAAGGTGCATCAACTTATTGAT GAAGCGTCTGAAGACTTGCCCCGCAACGCGTACTGCGCAGCGGCGCTGGCCGTGGCGACCGTCGCGCTCCAGCTGCTCGGCGTCGCGCTCGCCGCGCTCGTCGCGCTCGCCCCGCTGCGCTCGGCACGCTCGCGGCGGCGGAGCGTCGACACCGACAGCCGCAGATCCCTTTT atacgGTAGCAGGAACAGCGATCCTCCCTCCTTGAAGACGATCTACAAGAACGGCCGACTGCAGATAGTCTGA
- the LOC128672062 gene encoding uncharacterized protein LOC128672062 isoform X2, with the protein MRWIIMSWIYTGAGLVTSATLLWLNLGTFEVSVVRLPAAALAASSLMMLLLGILLQAGLGASAVRRNIMITYVAGMSALVVCEVAAAGWGAWHLYCVYVYQDSSSQQITSFVQKINPGKPMVIPLCVAGALLVLCVALQVVSVILAALARSSYDTTRPRCNSNDASTLLLSCMGPKTNIPRCLRPLSGADYMPSDPPAYLAREHNSSRRSRRSKGWQLQPQVGWNKH; encoded by the exons atGCGTTGGATAATAATGAGTTGG ATTTACACGGGCGCGGGGCTGGTGACGTCGGCCACCTTGTTGTGGTTGAATCTGGGCACTTTTGAAGTGTCCGTGGTGCGGCTACCGGCCGCGGCGCTGGCGGCGAGCTCGTTGATGATGCTTCTGCTGGGGATCCTCCTGCAAGCTGGTCTCGGCGCCAGCGCTGTTCGCCGAAATATTATGATCACG TACGTCGCTGGTATGTCAGCGCTCGTAGTGTGCGAGGTGGCCGCGGCCGGGTGGGGAGCTTGGCACTTGTACTGCGTCTACGTATATCAG GATTCCTCGTCACAACAGATAACTTCATTTGTCCAGAAGATAAATCCTGGCAAGCCGATGGTAATCCCGCTATGTGTGGCCGGAGCGTTATTGGTGCTGTGTGTGGCGCTGCAGGTCGTGTCCGTGATACTGGCCGCGCTGGCGCGGAGTTCTTACGACACAACTCGCCCCAGGTGTAACTCCAATGATGCAAGCACACTGCTTTT ATCGTGCATGGGaccaaaaacaaacatacccCGCTGCCTGCGGCCTTTGAGTGGAGCTGATTATATGCCTTCAGACCCTCCTGCCTATCT AGCCAGGGAACACAACAGTAGTCGCAGGTCGAGGCGCTCCAAAGGCTGGCAGCTTCAGCCGCAGGTCGGCTGGAACAAACACTAG
- the LOC128672062 gene encoding uncharacterized protein LOC128672062 isoform X1 — protein sequence MLPYVNILLMIYTGAGLVTSATLLWLNLGTFEVSVVRLPAAALAASSLMMLLLGILLQAGLGASAVRRNIMITYVAGMSALVVCEVAAAGWGAWHLYCVYVYQDSSSQQITSFVQKINPGKPMVIPLCVAGALLVLCVALQVVSVILAALARSSYDTTRPRCNSNDASTLLLSCMGPKTNIPRCLRPLSGADYMPSDPPAYLAREHNSSRRSRRSKGWQLQPQVGWNKH from the exons ATGTTGCCTTACGTCAATATTCTGTTGATG ATTTACACGGGCGCGGGGCTGGTGACGTCGGCCACCTTGTTGTGGTTGAATCTGGGCACTTTTGAAGTGTCCGTGGTGCGGCTACCGGCCGCGGCGCTGGCGGCGAGCTCGTTGATGATGCTTCTGCTGGGGATCCTCCTGCAAGCTGGTCTCGGCGCCAGCGCTGTTCGCCGAAATATTATGATCACG TACGTCGCTGGTATGTCAGCGCTCGTAGTGTGCGAGGTGGCCGCGGCCGGGTGGGGAGCTTGGCACTTGTACTGCGTCTACGTATATCAG GATTCCTCGTCACAACAGATAACTTCATTTGTCCAGAAGATAAATCCTGGCAAGCCGATGGTAATCCCGCTATGTGTGGCCGGAGCGTTATTGGTGCTGTGTGTGGCGCTGCAGGTCGTGTCCGTGATACTGGCCGCGCTGGCGCGGAGTTCTTACGACACAACTCGCCCCAGGTGTAACTCCAATGATGCAAGCACACTGCTTTT ATCGTGCATGGGaccaaaaacaaacatacccCGCTGCCTGCGGCCTTTGAGTGGAGCTGATTATATGCCTTCAGACCCTCCTGCCTATCT AGCCAGGGAACACAACAGTAGTCGCAGGTCGAGGCGCTCCAAAGGCTGGCAGCTTCAGCCGCAGGTCGGCTGGAACAAACACTAG